DNA from Branchiostoma floridae strain S238N-H82 chromosome 15, Bfl_VNyyK, whole genome shotgun sequence:
ATTAACAAATTTTGCATCTGATATGGAATTCATTTGCAATCTTCCAGAACTACCAACAACAATCTCCCCGATAACGACTGCACTCGTCACAACCCTTTCAACACCCTCTTCAACACAACCACAAAGTACCACAGAGGCTGCGGCGTCATCTGCCGTGTACCAACCCATTGGGGTACAGGACGCTACAATCATCCCAGATGCTCTCATGTCAGCTTCATCCCAAGTAAACGGATCCGAGGCGTACAGGGGCCGCTTGAACGGTGATGGTGCATGGCAGCCGTCAGAACAAGGTACAAATGAGTTCCTGGCGGTGAATCTACAGTACAAACGTTACATCTTTGGCATCCAGACCCAGGGACAGGGAGATGGCTACGTGGAGACCTACAGGATCATATACCAGGTGGACAACACAACGGGTCTAGTTGGGTACTCGGAAGATGGTGGGAGCGCCAAGGTAGGGGCATACATATGCAGATATAAGGTTATAGATATAtggttatatgtacatgtatgtatgtaaggtTATAGTCTTATAGAACATCTTTGCCCACAACTTGAAAAGAACACTATAAAAAGATTCTATAAAATAGAACTTAACAAAATATACCTTCTTGAGTTTCTGCTGTACAGATATCTTGAGTGAGACTATAGGTAAAATGTACAGAGTGAAAACTATAATTGGTTATCATAACAAACCACAACTACACTAGAAAACATCTGAACGCAGCTCAATTGCTAGTCGTGATTTCTGTAATGACATAATTTTAGCCGAGTCGATAGGTGTGAGCTCGTTTGTAATGTGGACTAGGCATTTTGGTAACTCTGGGATGTATGGTTTGTTATCACAGAGACTATAAGTTATCTTGGATGATTTTTATTTAGTATGAAATAACTAAAAAATCCAATGGTCTAATGTGCTGCAACATTCCTGTCCTTAGATCTTTAGCGGCAACAGCGACAACGAAACTATCGTCCAACATAACTTCACCTCGTACATCTACGCCCGGTATATCCTCGTAAACCCGCAAACTTTCTCCGGCGCCCCACGACTGAGGATAGAGTTACTTGGAGTGGATGGTAAGTAGTAAACACGACATTCGCGATAGTGAAGGTACTACTAAGAGAaaattgattttagaaaaaaattactttgctGAAGATTTAGGACACAGGTGGTCTGAGGATGACACGCTAAATTGTTCTTAGTCAAGAAATTCTAGGTTCACTTTGTATGCCGCTTTGTCTGCTTGGCACTAAGCATTTGGAAAAAATTATGAaggttaaacacacatcactgccagcagaccagccccctgctgtagtgaattgcacaaatgtgtggcccaagggctacagaaatggagatgggtgcagcccctACGCATCTGAAAGATGTaagggcaactttaacttaactatTTTTGCATCAAAATAGACTTCAACGAGCCTGCAGAGGTGATTATGTTGCTTATGGTGCCGACTGCAGTTAATAAACTCTTGTAGGAAGGATCATATGTTGTTTTCAAAGGATCATATTTCAGATGGATAAATTATGCATCTGACATAAGATTTATTTACAATCTTCTAGAACTACCAACAACAATCTCCCCGGTAACGACTCCTCTCGTCACCACTCTTTCAACACCCTCTTCAACACAACCACAAAGTACCACAGCGAAGTCATCTGGCGTGTACCAACCAATAGGTGTAGAAGACAACAGCATTATCAGAAATGGTCAAATGACATCCTCATCTGAAGTAACCGGATCCGAGGCGTACAGGGGCCGCTTGAACGGTGATGGTGCATGGCAGCCGTCAGAACAAGGTACAAATGAGTTCCTGGCGGTGAATCTACAGTACAAACGTTACATCTTTGGCATCCAGACCCAGGGACAGGGAAGTGGCTACGTGGAGACCTACAGGATCATATACCAGGTGGACAACACAACGGGTCTAGTTGGGTACTCGGAAGATGGTGGGAGCGCCAAGGTAGGGGCATACATATGCAGATATAAGGTTATAGATATAtggttatatgtacatgtatgtatgtaaggtTATAGTCTTATAGAACATCTTTGCCCACAACTTGAAAAGAACACTATAAAAAGATTCTATAAAATAGAACTTAACAAAATATACCTTCTTGAGTTTCTGCTGTACAGATATCTTGAGTGAGACTATAGGTAAAATGTACAGAGTGAAAACTATAATTGGTTATCATAACAAACCACAACTACACTAGAAAACATCTGCACGCAGCTCAATTGCTAGTCGTGATTTCTGTAATGACATAATTTTAGCCAAGTCGCTAGGTGTGAGCTCGTTTGTAATGTTGACTAGGCATTTTGGTAGCTTTGGGACGTATGGTTTGTTATCACAGAGAAAATAAGCTATATTGGATGATTTTTATTTAGTATAAAATAACTAAAAAATCCAATGGTCTAATGTGCTACAACATTCCTGTCCTCAGATCTTTAGCGGCAACAGCGACAACGAAACTATCGTCCAACAAAACTTCACCTCGTACATCTACGCCCGGTATATCCTCGTCAACCCGCAAACTTTCTACGGCGCTCCACGACTAAGGATAGAGTTACTTGGAGTGGATGGTAAGTAGTAAACACGACATTCACGACAGTGACGATACCAAAACGAAATTTATATTAGAAAATAGTGGTACTTTGCGGGAAAATTTTGATACAGGTGGCCTGAGGATGATCTGCTACATAGTTGTTAGTCAAGAAACCATACGTTCACTTTGCGTTAAAAACTGCACATGCTACTTTCTCTGGGTTAAACACCGGACCAGCCAGCTGCTGTTGGGAATTGCGCAAATGTGTAGCCCAAAAGCTACAGGAATGGAGATGAGAGAAGCCCCTacacatctgcacagatgtaccggcaactttaacttaactagCTTTGCATCGACATGGTCTTTTTACCGAGCCTGCAGAGGTGATAATGCTGCTTTGTTGCCGACTGCTATTATCGTACTCTTGTAGGAAggattagatttttttttcttttgaagatCATACTTCAGATTAATAAATTATGCACCTAACAAAGAATCCATTTACTCTTTTCCAGAGCTACCAACAACAATCTCCCCGTTAAGAACTACACTAGTCACAACTCTTTCAACGTCGtcatcaacacaacaacaacgtACCACGGAGGCTGAGACGTCATCTGACGTGTACCAACCCATCGGGGTACAGGACGATACAATCATCCCAGATGATCTGATGACAGCTTCATCCCAAGTAACCGGATCCGAGGCGTACAGGGGCCGCTTGAACGGTGATGGTGCATGGCAGCCGTCAGGACAAGGTACAAATGAGTTCCTGGCTGTAAGTTTAATGTACAATCACTACATCTTTGGCATCCAGACCCAGGGACAGGGAGATGGCTACGTGGAGACCTACAGGATCATATACCAGGTGGACAACGGAACAGATCTAGTTCTGTACTCGGAAGATGGTGGTGATGCCAAGGTAAATCTTAAATTCAGAATTGAAAATTGTTTTAATGTCCTTGCATGTGTTTTCGATGAATTTGAAATACCTTATAGTCACATAGCCTTATGGTCACCTATAGCTTATTGTGCATTGTTGACAAACTTTTATAATAAATTACACTTATGCAGGACTTCCTAGATAACCATTTCAAACTAGCATGTAACCTCTACTTATAGAAATGAATTTAGCTTATAATCAATACaagtttgttttcctttcagaTTTTCACAGGCAACAGCgacaacaaaaatattgttcAACAAAACTTCACTAGCTACATCTATGCCAGGCATATTCTAGTGAACCCACAAACTTTTTCTGGAGCCCCAAGGTTACGGATAGAACTACTTGGAGTTGATGGTGAGTAGCGAAATAACGTTTGACTTATGCATAAAATCATTAAGATATAAATATGTCTTTACATAATTTACTCGTAAATTTGCTTGAATTAAGTTAGGAATATGTATTTCTAAAAGTGTTATTAGAATTGTCAACCAAAAAAATTACTATCCCAAGAGTGAGCTACATGTGCTACTTGAATTACCAATGCATTTCCATACAGAGTTACCTACAACAAGCACTCCTCCCatgtcctggacaagtacacaGAGCGCCTCAACCTCAGCAGTTAGTCTGGCGTCACAGACCAAAACTGGAGGGCAAAATTCAAGCACCAGTACAACAGTACCAGGTAAAAATGTGTTTAAAATGTGACAGTGATAATTATTTTTAAAGATAAGAAATGCTAACCGTATACCAAACGTGTTATATGATTTTCTATTTGACAGTACGGTATCACGAAGCTTAAACGTACCCCCCCCCCATGTACAGCTACACAAACTGCAGCAAAAACAGCATCAACTCAGACGTCACAGGCTAGAGGTCTACATTCAAGCAGCAGTGCAACAGCAAATGGTAATTACACAATATTGTTATCTAAAAAGGAACTTCTAATTTGTTCGGAAAAATTACTAACAGTACACTAATTGTTTTCTCGTTGAACAACATATTCATAGACTATTCTACTTTTTTATATAACCAAGAAGCTAAAAATGTACAATTCCCCTTAGAGCTAGCTACAACAAGCTCTGTGACAACAGATTTGTCCTGGACAACTTCACAAAATGCAACAATATCAGCATCGAGTCAGACGTCACAGACTGGGACTGATGATCAACATCCAAGGAGCAGTACAACATCACAAGGTAATTACATAAATATTGCTCTTTgggtcttgaaaaaaaatctgcagttcttatttgtcaaaaaataaatgtttccTTGCGGAAGAAACAATTTATGTGATTTGTTTTTACTTGACAATATGATATCGAGAAGCTAAAACTTACTTAACAagcttttgaaaaataaaaatcttCCTTTGGTTCGTCAAAAACTGAAAATGCTGGAACCAAATTCGCTGTCGAAGTTTCATTGTCATTTTAGTTTGTTAAACACGTATATTTCAGACAGATTCGACAAGTAATATACGTCCCGGTCCTGAACGTACGTTTTTCAGAGCTTTGCTCTAGGCTGCAAACATGGATGTACTCCGAATGTCTTTGTATTAGCAGTACGTAGTCTACTGACGCAACTACAGCAGAGGTTCATAGTCATTGGTATTTCAAGGGCACACTTTTCACGTCTTTTTTGCTCTCTGCAGGCAAATCGTCAAACGTAATAAATGTAGGAGCTGCAGCTGGGAGCGGATGTGTCGTGTTCCTTATATTGATATTGGTCGCGGTAATTCTATTTATGCGCAGGTAAGGATTCATCTTTTCGAAGCACATGCTATTTCTGCTGAACTTTAAATGTTCTCTATGATACATTTGCTATTATAATACATGTTTTGATGAGGTTTTGACGATTGACTGACTAAGGAGCTCTAAAGCTGAGTGTTAAAAGTCCTCTATCTTATTTGACAGACGAAGAAAGAAACGAGATCAAGCATCCTCAGTTGAAGAGACACCATCTAACTCGACCGGATATGTCAATGCGTCATTTGTAGCGATAGCAGGTAATTCAGAAGTAAACTTCTGCATATACCAGCTGAATATTGCTATTGTGCTATCTCTCATGTTATTAGTGATACGTTTACGTTGGCGGGATATTATTATAGTATAAATAGCAAGCGAATTACATAAAATGCTTTTGATTTAGATTTACATTTATTTACATAGTAAAACCACGAAGCTTAAATGTTATCGGGTACCAACACATTCCTGCAATTGCACTTCTCATAGAATACacagtgtgtgttttttttccagaacaAACAAGGCACAGAGTGCAAGATGACGCTAATCCAGTACACGTTGCGGCCAGAGCTACGAATCGAATGGCAAATCATTTCATGAGATCACTCAATGAGAATGACAATGAGGTTTGTGCTCTGCTAACGGTAGACTATGTCAAGAATTTAAAAACCTTgaagtaacttttttttttcaagtcacttttctgacatttaatttttttttttgcatgggcTGGGAAATGGTTGaaataagttgtgtttgttgcaAACGATGCTTTTCAAGTTAAATTGTGTTCTACCTACTTATACCACAGCTTTTACAACACATTCCCCTGAGGATCATGGCAGTGAATAACAGGGAGCTGACCTGGAATGACATATCTCTTACCTCAAAGCTGCTTGGAGAAGGACACTTTGGAGAAGTACGGAAAGGAACAATCATCGTAAATGGGGAAAGGATTCCATCTGCCATCAAAATACTGAAAAGTATGCAAAACAATTCTCAAATGACGACTGTATAAGCCGTGGAATTACGCTTGATTAATCACAGTAGGTAATATAAGAGACAAAATCATCAACCTCACAGACATACGTGAGCGATTACAATATTAATCGTGTCGTTGATCATTTCCAAACCTCCCTTTAGGTGGTGCTGATGATGCTAGCAGGCAGGACTTTCAACAAGAGGTGGACATCATGCGTCATGTTGGGTATCATCCTAACATCGTCAACCTGCTGGGAGTCTGTATCTATCAGGGTGAGTCTAGATCATTACCAACAATTCTTTATCTTTAGCTTTATCAAGAAAGTAGGGCCACGGTTTTAGACGTATGTGTGAATAATTCTAGAAACCGTCTTTTAACCATTTAGTAACTAGTTCCATATTTCTATGGCTATCAGTctatcttgttcacggagttaAAAAATTCTCGCGAGAGTAGCTAGAACAAGGTCAAGACTCGCATGGATCTTCTGCCCTCCCCCCCATCCGCCCCCTCTCTCTGCCTCATTGCAGAGTAGGGGTAAATGGGACTTGGAAATGTATCCTCATGGTGGGTGGATTAATTTGTAGGAAGGGATGCAGGCTACGAATTCCACCTTTAAGATAAATTCATAACCACATTAAGTACAAACCAATGAGTGATATTACTCAAACATCTTGGATTCAGGTCAACAGTACATGGCCCTTGAAATGGCAGGAAATGGCGATCTACTGAAGTTTTTAAGGAAGTCTCGAGTGCTGGAAGCGGCAAGTTTAACTTACGTCAACCGGCCGAACTTCGGCGGCGGCCGCACGATGTCCACCCTTTCGCCTGTCCAGCTATTGCGTATTGCCTGTGACGTAGCAACTGGAATGGACCACCTGTCGTCTAAGCAGGTAATTCTGTCAGTTTGTGATATATCTGTTTTAAAGTTTGaataagaaaataaaatcacaatTCATGGCAGGGCTTGGGAACAATTATTGCATTATTTTGGGTTGCCCAAGAGGTCGAGAAGAGATTCTTGTAGACTtgtgaaatattgaaaaaatgACATTACCATATATTTCCATACTTCCTTTGTTTTAATTAAGGATTGGCAGACCGCACAAAAGCGATTTGATTTAAAAGTAGTGCACTTTATTTTATCTAACAAATGACATGCaccaaaatgcagttactgaCAAGCAACTGTAAACGTCTGACCGTCCGAAATAATATGAATTTGCTTGATCTTGATCAACATCTTtgttggcgtatcttattacctggatgtctaatattCATCGACGTAACAAATaaaatgttcacaaaacaattgaaaaaatattgtttttattcGTCAGGTGATCCACCGTGACCTGGCAGCCAGGAATGTTCTCCTCACAGACAGCCTGATCGCTAAAGTAGCCGACTTTGGACTGTCACGTGGGGAGGGCATCTATGAACAGACTTCAAAGGTAACGTTATTCCCAGTAACGGTAGCCATGTTAaatttccggggtcatccgggTTAATTGACTATGCAAAAGTATGTATTCTCTCTGAAAACCTGTATCGCAATGTAGATATACCATTTTCGGGTTTTAATTGCACCACTCAAAGGTGCAACGCTGCAGTCAATCAAACTTGAACTGtaaatgtcaacaaaaaatATGGACCTACTCAACTTATTTCCAACActtgacatcacagaagcagagCATTGCTTATTCCCTTTCTAAGGTTGTATTTTCACGGTTACGGTTAATGTTAGTAATTACAGTTTGACTTTGATTCAGAAAAAGTTGAATGAACGATGTACTTGGAGTAACTTTCAGTCTTCCACATTACAGAAAGCGATCCCTTTCCGATCTACTGCACTGGAGGCACTGACTAGAAGGATCTACACAACAAAGAGTGACGTGTAAGTTTTAAACCATTCAGCGTTTTATGCAATCAAAACATGTATTCAATTCAATATTTCATTGCAATTATTAGTATTTGTATACTTTCTAGAGTCGATAATACTCAGTTGTTACTTTTTTTCCACAGATGGTCTTTCGGAATTCTACTCTGGGAGATTGTCACCATTGGTGAGAATAAGAACGCCATTCACTGCAACAAATTCAATTTCAACCATACATTAAGGAATGCTAATACATATTCTTATACGAAATAAGTG
Protein-coding regions in this window:
- the LOC118431533 gene encoding angiopoietin-1 receptor-like, yielding MANHFMRSLNENDNELLQHIPLRIMAVNNRELTWNDISLTSKLLGEGHFGEVRKGTIIVNGERIPSAIKILKSGADDASRQDFQQEVDIMRHVGYHPNIVNLLGVCIYQGQQYMALEMAGNGDLLKFLRKSRVLEAASLTYVNRPNFGGGRTMSTLSPVQLLRIACDVATGMDHLSSKQVIHRDLAARNVLLTDSLIAKVADFGLSRGEGIYEQTSKKAIPFRSTALEALTRRIYTTKSDVWSFGILLWEIVTIGGTPYCGMKSRTILGRLREGYRLPKPRNCEADMYVCSYVVAYFTYIENLLFVHCTTHLSATFLS